In Ahaetulla prasina isolate Xishuangbanna chromosome 5, ASM2864084v1, whole genome shotgun sequence, the following are encoded in one genomic region:
- the LOC131200124 gene encoding P2Y purinoceptor 8-like, with the protein MIKNTSLDDATMDMLKNSDIRVILPIVYSLVVIISIPGNIFSLWILSFHIKPKTTSILLMINLSLTDLALASCLPLQIIYHLKKNHWSYSKRLCSFVTIMFYANMYSSILTMTFISFERYLGVVHPLTSQKWRKKRYAIATCIVMWFSVLFSLWPLASTDLTFEVKDLNITTCFDVLKWEMLPSIAAWGAFLLLPFFFFFLLPFTVTVACYIAIIWKLIQVSHKYGNGQKTRSVYLAIIVLLVFIICFAPNNFILLVHIVSRLTKKEGYYHIYKLTLCLSCLNNCIDPFIYYFASKEFYQTSMQVVGRKVLQSDSSETRRESVLSSRRSGRSLSSGQKDGLDVLRSCLQRHESVF; encoded by the coding sequence atgattaaaaacacCTCACTGGATGATGCAACAATGGACATGCTTAAGAATTCTGATATTAGGGTCATCTTACCAATTGTGTATTCGCTAGTTGTTATTATCAGTATCCCTGGAAATATTTTCTCACTCTGGATTCTCTCCTTTCATATCAAACCCAAAACAACATCAATTCTTCTCATGATTAACCTTAGCCTCACGGATCTTGCACTGGCCTCCTGCCTTCCCCTTCAGATTATATACCACCTGAAGAAGAACCACTGGTCTTACAGCAAACGGCTGTGCAGCTTTGTCACAATAATGTTTTATGCAAACATGTATTCCTCCATATTGACTATGACCTTCATCAGCTTTGAGCGCTATTTGGGGGTGGTACACCCACTGACCTcccaaaaatggagaaaaaagagATATGCAATTGCTACCTGCATTGTAATGTGGTTTTCTGTATTATTCTCCTTGTGGCCCCTTGCCTCAACTGACCTGACCTTTGAAGTAAAAGACCTGAACATTACAACCTGTTTTGATGTCCTTAAATGGGAAATGCTTCCCAGTATTGCTGCATGGGGAGCTTTTCTCCTGctgcccttctttttctttttcttgcttccaTTCACAGTTACAGTTGCTTGCTACATTGCCATTATTTGGAAGCTTATTCAAGTTTCTCACAAATATGGCAATGGGCAGAAGACACGGTCAGTCTACTTGGCTATAATAGTGCTCTTGGTTTTCATCATTTGTTTTGCACCCAACAACTTTATCCTATTGGTGCACATCGTCAGCCGTCTCACAAAAAAAGAAGGTTACTATCATATTTACAAACTCACCTTGTGCCTTAGTTGTCTCAACAACTGCATAGATCCATTCATTTACTACTTTGCATCCAAAGAGTTTTATCAGACGTCCATGCAGGTAGTAGGACGGAAGGTGCTACAGAGTGACAGTTCGGAGACTAGAAGGGAAAGTGTATTGTCTAGCAGGAGATCAGGAAGATCTCTATCAAGTGGACAAAAGGATGGGTTGGATGTGCTTAGATCATGTTTGCAAAGGCATGAAAGTGTTTTTTAA